One window of Candidatus Nitrospira kreftii genomic DNA carries:
- a CDS encoding hypothetical protein (conserved protein of unknown function), translated as MSLIVYISRPSAQVIARSICLKENSGLVLSLDNTVPPGKVKSTTNVLPLQVEENLSYDQVLMVLLKANKIITL; from the coding sequence ATGTCCTTGATTGTCTATATCTCTCGTCCTTCTGCGCAAGTGATTGCTCGTTCCATATGTCTAAAAGAAAATTCTGGGTTGGTTCTCTCTTTGGACAATACTGTTCCTCCGGGAAAAGTTAAAAGCACTACCAACGTATTACCGCTGCAGGTAGAGGAGAACTTATCCTATGATCAGGTGCTGATGGTGCTGCTTAAAGCTAACAAAATTATTACTCTGTAA